AATAGGGGGATTCAAAGGCATTGCTTGTGGCCTTTGTGCTGTGTGGGCAGTAGCAGCTGCCTCCCCTACATTTGCTAATCCATCAAATCCAGTAGGGTTTTTTTctgtaaaataaattatttttgaaacTCTCTTATAATCACTTTATGACTAGTTATTGACTTAGATAACATTTGCTTTCTTTGCTTTTTACAGAGGTTGCCACCATTGTCAAATGATCCAACTAGATGTGAAAAGGCATTTGTAGGAAATACTATTGGTCAGGCAAATGGTGTCTATGACAAGCCCATTGACCTTCGCTTTTGTGACTTCACAAACGAAAAAACTAATTTGAGGGGCAAATCACTAGCAGCTGCACTTATGTCAGATGCCAAGTTTGATGGTGCTAATATGTCTGAGGTCATAATGTCAAAAGCTTATGCTGTAGGAGCTAGCTTCAAAGGTAATTCTCTTGACATGCCATATATTATATCTCCTTGAAAATTATCACATGAATGGAGCATATACAAGAATTTAAAATGTTTTCATGGTTTGATTGTCTTGGGTAAAGCAAAACATTCCACCATGACCACTTTAATTGAAATTATTAGATGTAATATGATATTAGACTATACTTTGTACACAGGCATTTTTGCTTATGTTAATGAAGTGATAATGCCGCATTAGTTATGTCTGAAAGGTAGCTCACACAATCTAAGTTACAACCACCAATCCAACGTAAATTCCCTGTACTATTATTAATACAAGCACACACATATTGAAGCATGTGCCATCCAGTTGGCTTAAACTTTGTGCATTCATTCTTCCAATATTTAGTATCAGAGCAAGGAAGCCCTAAGAAGGGTGTGCTGATTCAGAATAAGGAAGCCTGAGGAGAGTGTACACTAAACAAATCTAGTGGAGAAGAAGATTAAACGGAGAAAGGAGAAGTCAATGTTAAATCTGTGGTGGAATTAAATCACCGTCTAAGGAGAAAGGATAAATTGCTGTCAAATCCAACATGCATTCAAATCACTGTAGTTGTGAAAGGTGAAGTCCAAAGGGACTGACAAATTGTTGATTGGCATAAAATCAGGGACTATTAAGTCGCTTTCAAAGTGCTCTTTGAAGGTTAACATTGTCAAAAGAAAGTGAACTGAAGCTTTGTTGAGAGGAGGAAATAATCGTTGTGCAGTCAATTTGCAGAAATCTAAAGTCATTGCACAACAAGCTGTACTGATAGCATATGACGCGCTGTATAGAAACAGTACCGAACAGTATGAATTGTGCTACATTTTCTGGGATATAGATGTCTTTAAATCTGAAAAAATCAATCTAATATTCTGCTGTTATTAGGCAAACACTTTGTGGAAAACTCTGCATTGTAATAAGTCTGGATTTTTTTTTAAGTCAAGGTTTGGAAGTTTTCATGCAACCCTTGGTTGCATGGTCATAGCCAATATTCAAAATCCTGTTTTGTCCAAAGTCCAAAAATTGACCAGCCAAAACTTTAATTTCTAGGGTCACAAAGTTAAAATATTCACTATATGTATAGGAACTGTGAATGAATAATCCTCAAAATAGGAAATAGAACAGCTCGAGATCTTGTTGATTTTAATAACCATCATAAAGAAGCCTTGTTATTAAAAATTGTCCATTTTTTATGACTTGATCTCGAAGTTCAGAATGCCACTTTTGTTGGTGATTCATGCAGCAGtcttaaaaacaaattttaaacttCTGAAAAAGGTATAGTTTCTATTTGATAAATTTGTTGCTTTCCACAAAGTTGGGTGAAGCTGTTTCACGGTCAGAGCATTTACTTAGGATAAAAGGCCTAAAGAGATCAACTCTCTATTGTCAACAAACTAGTAGCTGAAAATAATATGGTTGCTTTGGTTATCAATcgattgtcatcatcatttttaaaCATTTGTGAGTCTTTGCTTCTATGGGTAGAGAGTCAAAATCTCACCTTTGAACAAGTTAGTTCATATGTGCTGCAAGAAAGAACTAACAGAGAAAATGGCAAATGGCAGAGTCCAGTTTTGGACAATTTGGGAGTGCACTTGATTCGGACTTTTAAGTGCAATGCAAACAAAACTTCAACTTTTTAATTTACAGTCCAAAACACAAAGTCAAATGTTAATTTGTCACAAGTTTGGTACTTTCTTTGGCCAGTTTGATGATTTTTCCAATAAAATGTAGGTATAATTTTTTAATAGGTTTGATTTATTTGGAACTTGGCATTGTTGAAAATTAGAAAGATAGGTAGATCAAAACACTAAGGTCCACTAGTGGGGTGAGGTAACCTCCAAGCGCTTTCAAGACTATTGTGAGAAGGAAAGCATTTAAAGGTTTTGATAGCCCCATACACCTCACAACAAAATAGAGTGGTTGAGAGGAGAAACATAACAATCATGGAGATGGCCCTATGAATGATGAACAATAGAGGCATATTTCATGGATATTAGGGTGAAGCAATGAGCATAATAGGATATCTCTTGAACACATTTTTTTTACAAAGTATTGCAAGATGTCACACTTGAAGAATCCTAATCCAAGCTCAAATAGAATGTAACATATTTGTATGTTCTTGGTCCAATTGCTCATGTTTTAATTTCTAATAACAAAATGATTAAACTAGAGTTAGAAAGCTTCAAATATTTCTTTGTTGGGGAATAGGGAACAATCAAAGGAATATAGAATCACGCCATCTCCAATAATAAAGGCATGGTCAATCAAAATGTCGATGTAAAAGGAACAAAATCTTTCTCTAATTGTAATCCTAACCAATAATTTTTTAGTGACTGGTTTGGAACTAGTGTTGTGGTTCCTTTGAAAGATGAAAGCTGTAGTTCTTGTTGTAGTCTCTCATATTCACCAATGTGTTAACATGTTAGTATATTTCTCCTCTATGACTAGTATATTGGCAAGGAAGATGTGAGTTGACTTCAACTCAAGATGCAGTTTCTTTGATACAAGAGTCTTGAGTCACATAACAATGAAGGTTCAAGTGGCATTGTTTGACTTTTTAGGATGTGAGGGAAGATGAACAATTTGAATCAAATGTTCTACCCTAATAAATGTCAAAACAAGATACTAGTTTAAAATTCACATGAGCATGTTCATTTTGCTCCTCACCCTTTCAAGGTGCTTGAAccatgatgcagagcatccaacaaCACAACACAACccagggagatctttctcccaactcacctactcaAATATGTGATTGTTCTTCACAAGCCTTCCAGAGCACTCACAAGGCTACTAGATACATAATAGGTCTCAACAACTCCAAAAGGGAATCCATGTCTTCCCACCTTGTACAACCATTGAAACATGTCAAATTAGTCCTACTACACATGTTCAAGGCCAACTTGAAACATTCTAACATTTAGATCACACCAAATCCTTATAACCCACTCATACAAGCCTATCTTCACTTAGGACTCCAACTTGTCCATAAATTCAACTCACAATGCTAAATAGGTGTACACAAACCCCAAGGGCTTCATAACAACATCAAGGAGACTCCTCCTCATTGACAAAACACCACTCTTTACCCTCCCTTCCACCCAAAAATCTCAAGAAGACCTACTGCTGCAATTTTGCCTTTCTATGACAGTCATACACATTTAGGACAGTCATAAGGAACTGAGCCATTTCCTCATTCTAAGGTCTCTAAACACCTTCAAAGGCTTCTCAAAACATCCACACACCTTTCCCAATCATAAACCAATCATCAAACCCATTCAATGCATCATACTCACAAAATCTCAGGTTGCTAGTTCATGAGGATAGCAATATACCCAGTTTTAGGACAGTTATAAAAATGATGATATTTTTGACCAATCAAGGGCCTCAAAGACTTGATAAGGGTCTGCACTAACCCCACACATACTCCCAAACACTCAACAACCCTTGGAGATTCATCTTGTGCATATTCACCACTCTAACACATCAATTTCACTGAGAAAATCAGACCGAGACACAAAATTCAGATTTGTGTCAACCTTTGCCACATACAAAATAGACATTTACAAGGGTCATCCCATCAATTTGCATGAGTATTTGATGATGGGATGACCAAAAACTACATATTTTTATGTCACTAGTTACCCTAGCAAGGGTTTGTGACTGATTTTATAAAATTTATGATAACTTGCTCAAAACAAAGTGAAAATGAATAAAACCAAAGCCAAAACGCCAGGGAATCATTTCTCTTTCAATTCCAATATGTTTCAGATGTCAACAATAAGGATTTCACAGTGAAAAATGCTTGGTATCAGACTGCTACACCCAGAAAACAAGAAAAGTTCAGGGTAAACTTTTGAAATTTTATTGCTTATGCCTCAATACATGATCCAACTAGCACTTAGCCGTGGAAATGAAGATATTTAAAGGATTTTTCAGCCCTCCAATGTTCATAACCACCCTTTGAACACCAACTATCAACAAACTACTTCCTAATGCACTTTTTTACAACAAATTTTGCATTAACAAcattgtcaattttgacaatttttgtgcaacttGACTATAAACCCAAAATGAGACCTATATGACTTCAAAGCATCATGAATACATCCAATTAGGCCCAAATTGCCTTCATACATGATAAAAAACCTCATTTGATGCCTTGGACACACTTCAGCCCTATAAGGACAACTTTGACAATATGAGACAAGTAGGACCACATATTGAACTTAGACATTACAAATTGGTCTTCAAGGACCTTATTACATGAGAATTGTCATTCATGATCGTATTACATCTTGACATGCCTTTGAAACTTAAAATGACTCAACATGGCCAAAAAGAAGCATATGgccatctaggtgctcctgcaccaaaccaTAGTACAATTAGAGTCCAAGGGATAACTTTAGTGGGAAGTTGTCATCCTGGTGGAGTTGATGCCTTGATGAAAGACTCAATCTTGGTAGTTGGTTGAATTACAATCATGCAAAAGCCAATTGGGTGCAAATAGCTTTACAAGATAAAATGTAGCCAACAGTACTTTGGGCAAGTACAATTGGACGTATACACTATAGGGAGAGTGCCTACGTGTCTAAGGATTTGGATGAGAAGGTCTACATTGTGTAGCTTGAGGGACTCTAGGTAATCGAACAATGTTTTGCTGTCTTGATATGGGCTTAAGAAGTCTCCATGAGTGTGGTACATGAAGATTGATCAACATCTTCAAGATCTTATATTCAAAATAAGTCTTTCTAATTTGAATTTCTTTGTCAAAAGTGATGGTGATGACAATTGTGAGTCTTGGGGTCTTTGATGATCATGCTGTCACAACTAGTGGGCAATTGCATTGCACTAGTTGAGATCTAAGTTATGTTGGTATTTTTGACACGAATGATGTAGGCCTCCTATAATATTGCTTAGATGTCGAGTTTTGGCAACAAGGCCATTTCATTTTCATAGCTGAAGTATGTTATGAGTCTTTAAGAAtagtttcacatctagcattgtgtTCCTTCCACTACACCTTTGGAAGCTTAAGCTGAAGTTGTCAGCATATGATGATTTACCACTGATCAATGAGTCATTTTACAAACAATTCATGTGAAAcctaatatatcttatatccaCAATATTGGATCTTTGTTTTGTTAGTAACCTCTCAATTTTTGGCACAAGCAAAGCTTGTTCATTGAGAGGCAACCAAAACTACTAGGATATGTTAAAGGTACTCTTGAGTATTATTATATGATAAATAATTTCAAGCtaacatgataaacatattttgATTGGGTTGGTTCAATTGATACTCAAAGATCAACAATTGGCTATTTTTTCTCCTTGGGCTTAAGAGTTGTTTCATGGTAGAGTAAGTTTCCACACAATGAGCTTTATGAGATCAACTATTAGTTATATTTTCTTGTTGGGCTTAAGATTTGTTTCATGGTAGAGTAAGTTTTCACACAATGTAGCTTTATCTTCCACTAAAGAAAATTACAAAGTAGCTATTAGTGCTAGTTGCAAAGTAGTATGGTTGCATCAATTTTTGAGTGATCTACAACTCATTTAGATTACAATAACTCCACTTTTTTATGACAATCGCAGAGTCTTGGAGTTAGTGAATAATCTAGTTTATAATGCCTACATCAAACACATTGAGGTATGCTATTGTGCTACATGCAGAATTTGGTCAACATCGATAATATTTTGCCCCATTATTATGCATCTTAGGTGCAATCTGTATGATCTAATTACTAAGCCTCTTGATTTTATTCTCTATTGATTTTTGGGACAAAATTGGAGTTCTCCAATTTTAGTGACTAAGGGTGGGGTGGAGTCATGGTGGTGGGAATATTAGATATTATATAATATTAGACTATGCTTTTCACATAGGCATTTATTGCTTATATTAATAATGAAATAACACCAAATGTATAACTAACATTGTATATTAGATACAATATAGCATCAGACTATGCTTTTTACCCAGGCATTTATTGTTTATATTAATGATAATAACACCAAATTAGTTATATTTAAAGGAGAAATTACACAACATAACTTAGAACCACCGGTCCAATGTAACTTTTCTATTCAATTATAAATAACATCATGCACATGTTGAAATGTGTATTATCCATTTATTTCAAACTCGACATGAATTCTTTCAACTTGAACTTATGAGCAAATGTTTGATAAATTAGGTAGCAACAAGTGGCTCCATGCCTTGACTAGTTTAATATTGATAGTATAGAACTTGAATTGCAATCTAATTATACATCTCAAATTAAATAATCACTACAATGAGTTTCAAAGTGTGCTTGATGCCAAAGAAAGAGACCTCCCATAGTTGTCTACACATCAAAAATGAATTTGCATGTGTATACACTTGTGTGTGATCAAGAAGAGGGATTGGAAGTAaggtttataaaaaaaataatcgTGTTCACAACTTGTATATGATGACATCTTTTATTTATCTAATGAGTTAAGCAAAAAGGAAACTAGCCAAATTGTTACTACTTGCTACTTCTCTTCTAAGTTAGTCTTAAACATTTGTAAGTGTTTACTTTCAAATGCAGTTATATAGAGCAAAATTTAGGAAGTCCAATATGCAAGATTTAGTTTTTAAGAAACTATGTTGTTTGGTTCTAAATTTAATGACACTAATTTGGAGGTTGCAAAATTTGAAGATGTCATCATAGACTACATAGGTCTTAAAAAGATTTACACAAATCAAACTCTTTCTAATCAAGGCAAAGATGAAtcgagatgtagatgacaaggacaaTACAATAACCCTTGAATGGAAtgatttgaagttgctcttgttgtTTTGGCCTTTCCTAAATTTTGAACTTATAAATGATTTCTCTAGTATATCTTGTCTCAATAAAACATGTGGTTGTTCTTGTTCAAGCaccaaaaaatatttatttagttgttCTTGATGACAAATTTGCATGATTAATATATTCATAATGTATCCTTTGAAAACCAATGAATCATAACAATAGAATAACAACAATTAGAGATTGGTATATAGACATCCATAATTTGTTAGTGGGATAGCTTTGAATACACTTGTATAATACATGTGTTTGGTCTTTGAGTTTCAATATATTTTTTCTAGGATTTGTTATAGCATGTCCACATGAATTAGGCATTTGGGTACTGTAGACAAGAAGAACATGCAAACACAATATTCGCTATTATTTTCAAGGATAGTGTAAGATATTAATAAAGATCTTGATGGCTTACCTAATGCAATGTTAGATTATATTTTGAGTATTGGATTAACTTAGTTGAgatcttgaaatttttttttaataaatcaacATGATATAGCTAGTTTTTGCTTAGGCCTTTCCTTTATCTAAAAGGGATATTTGGAGCTATGCAACAAAGCCTTCCATTTTCTTGAGGAATCTTGGAACCAAGCAAATTTGTTATATAAAATCATAGGAAAGAACTCAATATTTAATTAAAACACTATGGATCATTACAAATGAATGTCTTACAATGGGGAGGTCCCATCTTGTCGAGTAGAGTGTCTATTGTAGTATGTGCATTATTCCCGTATAAAGTTTGGATCTCATATAAGTTATAATCCTATATGTTAACTATAGTATTGGCATTGGAGAAAAGTATCTACTAAGTGTATACTTTGTTGGCAATGATTTTGTATCAAGTTAAATAATTGGGTACATGGGGCGTATGTGCATATTACTCCAAATTTGATACCTTTGTCTACAcaaatgtatatgtatgtgtgggTCTATTTGTGAGCATGTAGgtagtgtatgcatgtgtgtatatgtTGTTGACAAATTTTAATGTTCTTTAATATTCTTGGTTTAGGTGGGACCTATCTAACTGTATCTACTTAAATAGAAGATATTTTATATTGTTCTTAGGTTTTATGTTAAACTTTGTCGTGTTCTACCTTATTGCTTTTGTTCTTTAATAATTTATTGTGTTTACTCACATGATGAATAAATGTTTTTCAACCTTTAAAATAAgaaaagtttaaaaaataaaatttaaaataaaaatatataaaaagacaATTCTTTTACAAACCTTTTTGCTCTtacttcaaaatatatatatattttttgcaataaacacatttataatattttaaaagaattttttagttttcaattcaaatttttttattagtCTCTAATATTATCAAAATATAGAGGTTGTGAAGACAACTACTTGTAATAATTATTTCTAATTATTATATGTTATAGATAGTTGAATTGTTAAATAACAATCAAAGAACAACCATCTTCATTCTTacaatatatttttataattatctAATAAAGTAATCAAGAGAGTACACATTAGTTTTGTTGTTAAACACATTTTTTAGTTAAGGCAATATTTGTATGGACTATAAATATAACTTTAGGATTTAGAATTCATGTTCAAATCTGGTTATACATCTCAAAAGTTTAATGATTTAATTATCAAGAATAAAATGAAACTCATTGCATAAATTAATCACTAAAGTGATTTTGTGTGGTTGGTGATAGAGAAAGGGAGCTCACACAACTATTTACACACATAAATTGAATTTGCATGTGTATGTACTTTTGTGTGGTCAAAGAGGAGGGGTTGGGATAGATTTCATAAAAATTAATTGTGTTCAATACTTGTATATGATAAGATTTCTTATATATCTAAAGAACTAAGTAGAAAGGAAATTGGTTGAATTGTTGGTTGCTTACTAGTTCTGATCTAAGTTAGTATTGAACACTTGTAGGTGTTGACTTCACAAATGCAGTTATTGATAGAGTAAATTTTGGAAAGGCCAATATGCAAGGTGCGGTGTTTAGGAATACTGTGTTGTCTGGTTCTACATTTAATGATGCTAATTTGGAGGGTGCAAATTTTGAAGATACCATCATAGGCTACATAGATCTGCAAAAGCTTTGCAGAAATCAAACTCTTTCTGATCAAGGCAGAGATGAATTGGGATGTCGATGATAGGCACAATACAATAACCCTtgaattgaatgatttgaattttcttttaTTGTTTTCGCCTTTCCTCTTTTGAACTTTCAAATGGTTTCTTCAATATATCTTGTCTTTCTAAAACATGTGGTTGCTCTTGTTGAAGCACCAAAAATTCTTTATTTAGTTGCCCTAATGTCAAATTTGCATGATAAATACTTCCATATTTTGTTTGTTGAGACGAATCATGAAAAGAGAACAAAAATAAAGACTTAGTCTTCATTGGTCTACATGCATCCATAATTTGCCCTTGGGGTTGCTCTAAATTCAGTTGTATAATAAATGTATTTGGTCTTTTACACTTGAATGTATCTACTATATTTTTTCAAGGATTTTGTTATAATAAGTCCATGTGAGGTAGTTGGGTACTATTAAATAAAAAAAGTATGCTAACACAATGTATGAATATTTGTTAATATTTTCAAGGATAaaggaaaatagtaataaaaatcttggTGGCTTACCTAATGCAATGTTAGATCACATTTTGATTTTTTAGATTAACTTAGTTAAAATGAATCAGTAAGATATGAGTAGTTTTTGCTTGGTTCTTTTGTATATCTAAATGGGATCTCCAAGAGGCATGCAACAAAGCTATCAATTTTCTTTAGAAATCTTGGAACTAAGAAAATTCATTGTATACGATCATAGAAAAGAACTTGGTTTAAGGAAAATACTTTTGTGGACATTACAAATACATGTCTTACAATAAAGAGTCCTCATCTTGTTAAATGGAGTGTCCATTCTAGTATGTGCATTCTCACAATATTGGATTTTGACCTCATAGAAGTTATAATCATGTATGTTAactagaatattaaaatattttagaaaataatcaaGTAATGATTGATTTCTCAAATACTTGGGAGTGATTACATGGGGCATGTGTGCATGTTACTCCAAATATGACATTTCTACGTGTAGGCATGCATATATGTGcaaatgtgtatgtatgtgtgggTCTATGTGTGAGCATGCAGGAAGAGTGTGCATCTTTGTATATGGTGATGGCAACCTTTAATATACTTTAAACATACTTGGTATAGGTAGGATCTATCTAAGTGTGTCTATATAGATAGAAGATACTTTCTATTGTTCTTAAGTTTTACATAATTGAGTATGTctttatcattattgtttttgttcttcaatATTTCAATATATTTCTCATACTCGTTTGATCAATAAATGTTTTATTAACATTTGGAATAAACAAAGTTGGATAAgtaaaatctaaaaggaaaatatattaaaaaaacatttttttacaaaCTTATTTTGTGCTACCTTTTTTAAAATGTTATATTTGGCAAAAAatacatttataattttttttaaggattttatGAAGTTAGCTCTCAATTCAACAAATTTCGTTGAAATCTTGATTCTtattaaaaattgaaattttggaaaCAACTATCTTCATTCTTTAAATGTACTATAATAATTGTCCCAATATTATATACTATAAATAGTTGAATCGTTAacattctatcttcattattataatatattgttatatttATCTAATCATCATATGAAGCATTAACCTTGACAATCAAGAGAGTACACATTATTTTTGTTGTTAAACATGTTTTTAACTTAAGGCTATATGCATATGAATTGTAAATATAACACAATATTTATGTTTGAATCTAGCTATATTTCTCAAATTTTAATGATTTGATTATAGAGAATATAGTGAAACTCACtacataaattaatcattaaaGTGAGTTTATGACTATTGTTGATGCTAGAGAAAGAGGCCTCATGTAATTGGCAggagtctaattaggctccacaTGAATAAAAATAGACTTCCTATATTCCATGATCAGTAGAATTAAACCCTTATGAGCCGTGAGACCATAATTCTTTTAGTGGTCTCTCATCCTAGCCTCGAGAGAAGATTGTGATTTCAACAATCAAATCCTTAGAAATCTCCAAATCCACACAATAAATAGAACCAATGTCCTTTAGAAAATGCCTTGGTGGCTTGAGGATCAACACCATGGAGTTTCTCCATGAAAGGAGTAACACCACCAACAACCAAGATATCCCAAACTTTAGAGATACTT
This genomic stretch from Cryptomeria japonica chromosome 8, Sugi_1.0, whole genome shotgun sequence harbors:
- the LOC131079454 gene encoding thylakoid lumenal 17.4 kDa protein, chloroplastic isoform X2: MAMTSVPLKFDGRSVHLSTLHRPAFKHSRSQLRVQCSDMVKEDNSIYVKTSPIGGFKGIACGLCAVWAVAAASPTFANPSNPRLPPLSNDPTRCEKAFVGNTIGQANGVYDKPIDLRFCDFTNEKTNLRGKSLAAALMSDAKFDGANMSEVIMSKAYAVGASFKESWS
- the LOC131079454 gene encoding thylakoid lumenal 17.4 kDa protein, chloroplastic isoform X1 translates to MAMTSVPLKFDGRSVHLSTLHRPAFKHSRSQLRVQCSDMVKEDNSIYVKTSPIGGFKGIACGLCAVWAVAAASPTFANPSNPRLPPLSNDPTRCEKAFVGNTIGQANGVYDKPIDLRFCDFTNEKTNLRGKSLAAALMSDAKFDGANMSEVIMSKAYAVGASFKGVDFTNAVIDRVNFGKANMQGAVFRNTVLSGSTFNDANLEGANFEDTIIGYIDLQKLCRNQTLSDQGRDELGCR